The Caulobacter sp. 73W region TGGATGGCGCCAGGGAGAGCACCGTCAACAGGCCCATCAACTGGACGACCCGCTCGGTCAGGCCGGCGCCTGTCCCCAGATTGACGTTCAGGGCCTGGGCCATGGCGATGGCCGGCCAGACGAAGGAGGCGGCCGCCGTGACGCCCGCCACCAGCAGGGCGCGCTTCAGGTCGGCGCGCTCGATCTTCCAAAGGCCGGTCACGCTTGGGTCTCCGGGGCGGTCTCGACTTCGGGCAGGGCGGGCTGGGTGGCCAGAAGGCGGCCTTCGCCCAGCATGATCAGCCTCTCTTCGCCATCCAACTTCACCAGCACCAAGCGGCGGGTCGGATCGAGGGGCAGGGTTTCCACCAGCGTCATGCGGCGCTGCTTCTTCTCAAGCTGGACCTTGAGCATCCATTCCGGGCCGTACTTGCGCATCAGCCAGGCCGCCAGGCCGATCAGGCCAAGCGTTAGTCCCAGGGCCGCCACGGCGCGGATGAAGTCGACAAATCCCATGTTCGCTCCATGCGCCGAGTCGGGGCTGCCAGGCGATGGGGCGGGCTCAGGAAGGACGTGGTTAATGCGTCGTTAACCTTGTTCTTTCACCTTTTGGAATCATGAACCCGCTCGATATTCCAGTCTTCGCAATGCTCAAGAGCCGGCTCGGCTATCTGAGCCAGCGCGAGCGTGTGATCTCCCAGAACGTCGCCAACTCCGACACCCCGGCCTACAAGGCCAAGGACTTGCGGGCGTTCACGTTCGATGCGGCCCTGGGCTCTTCGGGCCTGCGGCCGGGGGTTTCGACGACTCATACCTCGGCGATGCACCTGTCGCCGCCCAAGCGGCAGATTTCCGCCCAGCAGCGGGAGCTGCGTCCGTACGACGCGCCCGATTCCGACACGACCCTCGACGGCAACGCGGTCTCGCTCGAAGACCAGATGCTGAAGATGGCGGACGCCAAGATGAATTACGACGCGGCCATCGGTTTCTACCAACGGTCGCTCGGCATGCTGCGCATGGCCGCGCAGAAGCCGCGGTAAGGAGCCGGAGCGCTAGATGCCGCAGATCAATTCGCAGACCGCAACCGCCCAGGCCGTCGCCGCCTCGGCCCTTCGCGCCCAGCAGGCGCGCATGCGGATCATCGCCGAAAACATCGCCAACGCCGATTCCACCGCCCGCACCCCGGGCGGCGATCCGTATCGACGCCAGAACCCGATCTTCGAACCGCACGCCGTTGGCGGCGGGGAGGGCGTGCGCCTGTCGCGGGTCGAGCCCGACCAGAAGGCGTTCAAGCAAGAATTCAACCCCGGTCACCCGGGCGCCGACGCCACCGGCTACGTGAAGATGCCGAACGTCGAGACCCTGGTGGAATCGCTCGATATGCGCGCCGCCCAGCGCGCCTACGAAGCGAACCTAAACGTCATCGAGACCGCGCGCTCGATGGACAGCAAGACCCTCGACATTCTCAAGCGCTAGGCTGACCCATGATCACTCCGCTCAGCGCCGCCAAGGCCTACGCCAGCACCCAGGGCATCTCGCCGATGGGCAGCCTGTCCGACGGCGTGGCCAGCCTGTCCAACTCCCGCCAGAAGACCTTCGGCGACATGCTGGAATTTGTCATGGGCGACGCGGTCCAGGCCTCGCGCGCCGCCGAAGGCCAGATCGCCAAGCAGGCGGCCGGCAAGGCCGAGCTGCTGGACGTGGTCACCGCGATCTCCTCCGCCGAGGCCAGTCTGGAGACGGTCATGGCCGTCCGCGACCAGGTGATCAGCGCGTATCAGGAAATCATGCGCATGCCGATCTGACGGCGGCGGCGACTCTCTTTAAGAAAAGCAGCCGACGCAGTTTGCCTGAGGCCCCGCATGACCGGCCCCGAAGTCATCGATATCGGCCGTGACGCCATCTGGCTGACGCTGCAGCTCTGCGCGCCGGCCCTGATCGTCGGCCTTATCGTCGGTGTCGGCATCGGCCTGCTGCAGGCCCTGACCCAGATCCAGGAAGCCACCCTGGTCTTCGCTCCCAAGATCGTGGCCGTGTTCATCACCCTGCTGCTGGCCCTGCCGCTGATGGGGGCCCTGATGTCGGGCTTCATGCGCCAGATCGCCGCGCGCATCGCGGGAATGTAGGCGGCCTTGGAATACTACGCGACCGCAGCCCAGGTTTACGCCGGCGGTCTGGTCTTCGCCAGGCTCGGCGCGATGGTCATGCTGATCCCCGGCTTCGGCGACGACGCGGTGCCGCCGCGCATCCGGCTGGCCTTCGCCTTCCTCATGGCGCTGCTGATAACGCCCATCGTGGCCGCCAATGTCGGCGGCCCGCCCGGGACCGTCGGCGAGATGGGCGGGGCGGTGATCAAGGAGGTCCTGGTCGGCCTGATGATCGGGATGATCTTGCGGGCCCTGACCGCCGCCCTGAACGTGGCCGGTGAAATCATCGCCATCCAGACCACCCTGTCCTTCGCCCAGACGGTCGATCCGGCCCAGGGCATGAACGGCAACGCCATCAGCAGCTTCCTGGGCCTGCTGGGTGTCATGATCATCATGACCACCGACCTGCACCATCTCTTCCTGGGAGCGATCGTGCGCTCCTACAGCCTGTTCCCGTTCACCCAGCCGGTTGACGTGAACGACGGCGTCACCCTGATGATCCGGACCGTGGCCGACGCCTTCGCCCTGGGGGTGCAACTGGCGGCGCCGATCATCGTCTTCTCGCTGGTGCTCAACGTCGCCGTCGGCCTGATCAGCCGGGTGATGCCGCAGTTCCAGATTTTCTTCGTCACCTCGCCGCTCAGCGTCCTCATGGGCCTGTCGATCCTCGCCCTCGGGCTGGGGATCATCGGCGTCGTCTGGGCCGACCGCTATCGGGCCCTGCTCCAGGTCTTCAACTAGGAGCGGGCCATGGCGGAGTTGGACGACAAGACAGAAGAAGCAACCCCGCGAAAACTCTCGCAGGCGCGGGAGAAGGGCGACGTTCCCAAATCCCAGGACGTCTCGCAGCTGGCCACACTGGTCGGCGGGGTGGCGGTGCTGATGTCCATGGGCGGGTTCTTCGCCCAGCGGCTGATGAATGACCTGTTGCCGTTCATCGCACACCCCAACGAGTTTCCCATGGACGAGGCCGGAGCCCTGGAGGTCGGCCTTCAGGCGGTCCGCGCGGCCCTGCCCATGGTGGCGACGGTGACGACGGTGGCCGCCCTGGCGGGGGCGTGCAGCCACCTGTTCCAAAGCGGCATCATGTTCACGCCGGACAAGCTGAAGCCGGATCTGAAGAAGCTGAACCCACTGTCGGCCTTCAAGCGGATTTACGGTCCCGACGGCCTGGTCCAGTTCGCCAAAACGTTCGTGAAGCTCGTGGTCACGGCCATCGTCGCCTACGTGACGATCCGCCCGCACATTCCCGAGCTGCAGAACCTCGCCTGGCTGGCGCCCAGCGCCATGATGCCCCTGGCAATCAAGCTGCTGAAGTCGCTGATCTGGGCGGTGCTGATCCTGCTGATCGCCACCGCTGCCTTCGACTACTTTTTCCAGCGCATCCGCTTCGCTCAGCGCATGCGCATGTCCAAGGAAGAGGTGAAGGAAGAGCACAAGCAGTCGGACGGCGACCCGCACGTCAAGGCCCGCCAGCGCCAGATCCGCATGCAGCAGTCGCGGCGGCGGATGATGCAGAACGTTCCCAAGGCGACGGTCGTGGTGATGAACCCAACTCACTACGCCGTGGCCCTGCGCTACGAGCCGGGGGAGACGGCCGCGCCCATCTGCGTGGCCAAGGGCGTCGACGATATCGCCCTGAAGATACGCGGCGTCGCCGAGGAGCATGGGGTGACGGTGATCGAGGATCCGCCCCTGGCCCGGTCCCTCTACGCCAGCGTCGAGGTGGATGACGAGATCCCGGCCGAGCACTTCGAGGCCGTGGCCAAGATCATCAGCTTCATTCTCAACAAGGGCAAGAAGAGCGGGCAGCGCGCGCGTCCGCTCTAAACGCGTATCCTGTCAGCTGTCACACAACTGATTCGTCTCGAGAATTTGGAAAACGGCGCCATGTCTGAGAAGACCGAAAAGGCGACGCGCAAACGGCGTTTCGATCCCCTGGTGATCATGGCCGGGGCGTTCTTCGCCCTCGCCGTCGGCTTCGCCGCGGTGCCCGCCATGAAGGCCGGGCCCGCGACCTTGGCTGGCCTGCTGCTGCTCGCCGGCCTGATCGGCGTCGCGTGCCTGGGCCTCGTGGCCTTCCGCAGCTCCGCC contains the following coding sequences:
- a CDS encoding flagellar biosynthetic protein FliO, whose translation is MGFVDFIRAVAALGLTLGLIGLAAWLMRKYGPEWMLKVQLEKKQRRMTLVETLPLDPTRRLVLVKLDGEERLIMLGEGRLLATQPALPEVETAPETQA
- a CDS encoding flagellar biosynthesis protein FlgB, with the translated sequence MNPLDIPVFAMLKSRLGYLSQRERVISQNVANSDTPAYKAKDLRAFTFDAALGSSGLRPGVSTTHTSAMHLSPPKRQISAQQRELRPYDAPDSDTTLDGNAVSLEDQMLKMADAKMNYDAAIGFYQRSLGMLRMAAQKPR
- the flgC gene encoding flagellar basal body rod protein FlgC, yielding MPQINSQTATAQAVAASALRAQQARMRIIAENIANADSTARTPGGDPYRRQNPIFEPHAVGGGEGVRLSRVEPDQKAFKQEFNPGHPGADATGYVKMPNVETLVESLDMRAAQRAYEANLNVIETARSMDSKTLDILKR
- a CDS encoding flagellar hook-basal body complex protein FliE: MITPLSAAKAYASTQGISPMGSLSDGVASLSNSRQKTFGDMLEFVMGDAVQASRAAEGQIAKQAAGKAELLDVVTAISSAEASLETVMAVRDQVISAYQEIMRMPI
- the fliQ gene encoding flagellar biosynthesis protein FliQ; translated protein: MTGPEVIDIGRDAIWLTLQLCAPALIVGLIVGVGIGLLQALTQIQEATLVFAPKIVAVFITLLLALPLMGALMSGFMRQIAARIAGM
- the fliR gene encoding flagellar biosynthetic protein FliR, which produces MEYYATAAQVYAGGLVFARLGAMVMLIPGFGDDAVPPRIRLAFAFLMALLITPIVAANVGGPPGTVGEMGGAVIKEVLVGLMIGMILRALTAALNVAGEIIAIQTTLSFAQTVDPAQGMNGNAISSFLGLLGVMIIMTTDLHHLFLGAIVRSYSLFPFTQPVDVNDGVTLMIRTVADAFALGVQLAAPIIVFSLVLNVAVGLISRVMPQFQIFFVTSPLSVLMGLSILALGLGIIGVVWADRYRALLQVFN
- the flhB gene encoding flagellar biosynthesis protein FlhB, giving the protein MAELDDKTEEATPRKLSQAREKGDVPKSQDVSQLATLVGGVAVLMSMGGFFAQRLMNDLLPFIAHPNEFPMDEAGALEVGLQAVRAALPMVATVTTVAALAGACSHLFQSGIMFTPDKLKPDLKKLNPLSAFKRIYGPDGLVQFAKTFVKLVVTAIVAYVTIRPHIPELQNLAWLAPSAMMPLAIKLLKSLIWAVLILLIATAAFDYFFQRIRFAQRMRMSKEEVKEEHKQSDGDPHVKARQRQIRMQQSRRRMMQNVPKATVVVMNPTHYAVALRYEPGETAAPICVAKGVDDIALKIRGVAEEHGVTVIEDPPLARSLYASVEVDDEIPAEHFEAVAKIISFILNKGKKSGQRARPL